DNA from Devosia yakushimensis:
CAGGTGAGGGGCGCCTGCCACGCATGGCTGATACACCTTGACAGCAGGGGAAAGTGGCATCCGCGTGGCGGCGCTCCAGCCCGGCGCCAAGCCGGAGCCACAGCAATTCCCTTTGAACGTGCCGGTGCTTAGCGGGATTCGGCCTACCCCGGTGGCAAGGCTGCTGCGTAACCTTCCCCACCGGGCGCACATCCTGACGCCCCACCCGTGAAGGTGGGGCGTCCGTCATAGCGCCAGTGCCGGCGTGGTCAGCCGTCGATGCGCCGCAGCAGCAGGGCCTGGTATGACTTGGGCGCGAAATGCAGCAGGTCGCCACGTCCGACGCTTTCGGCGAGCGGGGTTTCGGTCATGTCCCAGGTGTCGATAAGTGCTGCGCTATAGCGCTCGCCGGGCGGCACCGCGACGGTCACTTCGCTGGGCTGGCTCTCCCCGAAATAGCTCAGATAATAGCGATGCAGCTGGCCGGCGGTGGCAAACCAGTTCTGCACGCGCGGCCAATCTTCCTCACCCGGCGGCGGGGCGAACAATTGCTGCATCACGACATTGTCCTGCCCGCCGCCCAGCATGAGGCGGTAGGCGCCGGTCGATTTGACCGGATCGAGCCCTTCATCGGGCCCCTCCTCCATGATGCGGCGGAGGAAGGCGATGCGGGCGACGCTTTCCCCGGTCAGCTTGCCGCCCTTGGCCCACCAGATGGTGTCGGTGTCGTTGCCGAAGGTTTCGCCATGGGTGACATAGCCGCCATTGACCACGCCTTCCCAGAAGCGGCGCACCATTTTGGGGCCAGAAATATTGCCCCAGAGCTCGGCAATCGTACCCTCATAGCAGCACTCGTCGATGGAGACCGGCTTGCCATATTTCTCGCGCCACAGCGCCGACATGGCGGCGGTAGAGCGCTGGATGGACGAATGGGTGATGCGGGGGTGGTGATGGTCGTAGAAGGCGAAGCAATTATGCACGCTCAGCAGGTGACCATAGGGATCATTGTCCGAGACGATGTGGATGAAGCGATCCCAATCGGCCAGGGTTTTGCTGGGCATGAGGTCATATTCATTGGCCATGGACCACCACACATTGGGCAGCGCCGACAGCCGGGCGGTGAGATATTTCAGATAGAAATCATCCTGCGCCGGGGTCATGCGCGAAAAACCCCAGCGGTCATAGGGATGGAAGATGATGAGATCGGCCTCGACGCCGATTTCGGCCAATTGGTTGATGCGCTGCTCCAGGTGCCGGAAATAGTCCGGCTCGAAGCGCTCGAAATCGAAGTCCCAGCCGTAATCGCCACGGAAGCTGCCGGTCCATTGGCTGGTTCCCTGCTTGCGTAGCGGGAAGGGGTAACGTTCGGGCTCGTTCTCGTTGTAGCGATAATGCTTGGGGAAGACGCACATGCGGATCTTGGTGAAGGGCGCTTCGGCGAGGGTCGCCAGGGTCTCTTCTTCCAGCGCGTCGCCTTGCAGGTTCCACACATAGGCGGTGGTGCCGATATTGGTGTAGCGGGTGCCATCGGCATAGCGGAAATGGTGGCGATTGGAGACGCGAACCGGGCCGTGATGGCCCTGTGCCGCCGGAGCAACGTCAAAATTGCCGCTGACGCCATCGAGCGCAGGGCTGTTGCTGCTGGTTTGATAGCTCCAGGCGCCAGTGCTGTCGGGCAGGAAGCGGATCTTGTAGCTGCCCTCGCCGTCATAAAAGCCGGTTACCCGCACCTGCCTTTCGCCCTGGTGGAAAACAGCCCGCAACTCGACATCCCTATATGGATTGCCCTCCGATGGGCCGGAAAGGGCGAGTTCATAGGTGGCCCACAGCGACGCGGCGCCGTTGGCGGTAGCAGTATTGGTCATTTGTCGTTCCCGTCGTCGAAATGAATGGCGCTCACCGCGCCGGCGATGAAACTGGTCAGGCGGCCGCAGGGCGTGGACGCCAGCGGCTCTTGGTGGTGGGAATGGAATCGAGCAGCAGGCGGGTATAGGCGTGCTGGGGATTGGACATGACCTCGCGGGCCTTGCCGAATTCGACCACCTCCCCCTTGTTCATCACGGCCACATAGTCGGAGATGTAATAGGCCGTGGCCAGGTCATGGGTGATGTAGAGGAAGCTGCGCCCCTGCTCGTCGCGCAAGCGCTTGAACAGGTTGATGATGATCATCCGGCGTGAGGCGTCGATCATGCTCACCGGCTCGTCGGCCACGATCAGCCTGGGCTGGGGAATGAGGGCCCGCGCCACCGAGATGCGCTGCAGCTCCCCGCCTGAGAACTGGTTGGTGTATTTGCCGCGGATTTCCCCGTAATCCAGCCCCACATTATGCAGGGCATCGGCCACCGCCGTCTCGGCCTGGCTTTCGTCCAGCCCCGCCACGCGCCGC
Protein-coding regions in this window:
- a CDS encoding DUF5060 domain-containing protein, translating into MTNTATANGAASLWATYELALSGPSEGNPYRDVELRAVFHQGERQVRVTGFYDGEGSYKIRFLPDSTGAWSYQTSSNSPALDGVSGNFDVAPAAQGHHGPVRVSNRHHFRYADGTRYTNIGTTAYVWNLQGDALEEETLATLAEAPFTKIRMCVFPKHYRYNENEPERYPFPLRKQGTSQWTGSFRGDYGWDFDFERFEPDYFRHLEQRINQLAEIGVEADLIIFHPYDRWGFSRMTPAQDDFYLKYLTARLSALPNVWWSMANEYDLMPSKTLADWDRFIHIVSDNDPYGHLLSVHNCFAFYDHHHPRITHSSIQRSTAAMSALWREKYGKPVSIDECCYEGTIAELWGNISGPKMVRRFWEGVVNGGYVTHGETFGNDTDTIWWAKGGKLTGESVARIAFLRRIMEEGPDEGLDPVKSTGAYRLMLGGGQDNVVMQQLFAPPPGEEDWPRVQNWFATAGQLHRYYLSYFGESQPSEVTVAVPPGERYSAALIDTWDMTETPLAESVGRGDLLHFAPKSYQALLLRRIDG
- a CDS encoding ABC transporter ATP-binding protein; protein product: MTLILKTEGLNKTYRLGGFGRARQVQALNDVNITVESDRPVVIAIVGESGSGKTTLAKTLLRLETPTSGRAIVYDSVVAGAGATPSKKEFLGLVQPIFQNPFEAFSRYRPVDAYLNETARRVAGLDESQAETAVADALHNVGLDYGEIRGKYTNQFSGGELQRISVARALIPQPRLIVADEPVSMIDASRRMIIINLFKRLRDEQGRSFLYITHDLATAYYISDYVAVMNKGEVVEFGKAREVMSNPQHAYTRLLLDSIPTTKSRWRPRPAAA